DNA from Salinibacterium sp. dk2585:
CGAATGGCGCGTCCCAGGTCGCGGGCCTTCCGTTCTGAATCACCCCACCGGCCCGTATCGCCCGAGCCGCCGAGCTGAAGAGCCCGGGGTCGTCCGTCCATACCCGCGCCAACAGACCGAACTCGGTTCCGTTCGCGAGCGCGAGCGCCCCATCGATGTCGCCGTCGTCATAGGGCTGCACGGTCAGCACTGGACCGAACAGTTCTTCCTGCACGACCCCGAGGTCCTCACGCTCGGCGCGCAGGACCGTTGGCGGCACATACCAACCGTGCTCGGGGAGCGGCGCATCGACGCTCGCGACGACCGTCACCCCGCGTTGCGTCCGCGCCTCGGCGAGCGCGCGAAGCACCGACTGCTGCTGGGCGCGGCTGGCAAGGGGGCCAACGGTGGATGCTTGGTCCCCCGGGTCTGCGACGATTTGCGAGCCGATCACCGAGGCGAGCCTGGCCTCGACCTGGATGAGCGTGCTTCGCGGCACGATGAGCCGCGTGAGCGCGGCGCACGTCTGCCCGTTGTTCGACAGGGTGCTCGAGAGGGCGTGGACGGCTGCCTCCTCGGCCAGCGCGGCGTCGAGCACGACCGCGGCACTCTTGCCGCCGAGCTCCATTGTCGTTCGGGTGCCCGCAGCGGCGGCCCCCATAGCGACGGCGCGCCCCGTCGCGTTTGAGCCAGTGAACGAGACGATGTCAGCGGTCGGATGTCCCGCCACGAGCGCCCCGACGCGGGAGCCCGGACCCGTCACGAGGTTGAGCACGCCGGCGGGGAGCCCCGCTTCGGCAAAGGCGCTCACAATGCTGAACGCCGTGAGCGGTGCGACGCTCGGCGGCTTGAGCACGACGGAGCAGCCCGCGACGATCGCCGGTGTCACCTTGAGCGCAACCTGGAAGATGGGGTAATTCCAGGGCGTGATCGCTCCCGCGACGCCGGCCGGCTCGCGGATGACCATCGAGTCACCGATCGTCATGGTGTGATTCACGGTGGACTCCGCCCAGTCCGCCGTGAACCGCATGGCGTCGAGGCCCAGTTCTACCTGGATCGCGGAGGCGGACCGGCAGACAGTGCCGACCTCGCGCGTGATCGTCTCCGCGAGGTGTGGGCTGCGCGCGAGAATCTCGACGGCGTCACGCACAACGCGGACGCGTTCCTCCACCGGCACTCGAGCCCAGTCCGCCTGCGCCCGAGCGGCCGAGGCATACGCTCGATCCACGTCGTCGCCGTCGCAGTCGCGCACGAGCGCG
Protein-coding regions in this window:
- a CDS encoding aldehyde dehydrogenase family protein codes for the protein MTDALLNAAALGDPLVIEESLWIDNTAQKAGGDSHSPVDDSGTGRVFALVRDCDGDDVDRAYASAARAQADWARVPVEERVRVVRDAVEILARSPHLAETITREVGTVCRSASAIQVELGLDAMRFTADWAESTVNHTMTIGDSMVIREPAGVAGAITPWNYPIFQVALKVTPAIVAGCSVVLKPPSVAPLTAFSIVSAFAEAGLPAGVLNLVTGPGSRVGALVAGHPTADIVSFTGSNATGRAVAMGAAAAGTRTTMELGGKSAAVVLDAALAEEAAVHALSSTLSNNGQTCAALTRLIVPRSTLIQVEARLASVIGSQIVADPGDQASTVGPLASRAQQQSVLRALAEARTQRGVTVVASVDAPLPEHGWYVPPTVLRAEREDLGVVQEELFGPVLTVQPYDDGDIDGALALANGTEFGLLARVWTDDPGLFSSAARAIRAGGVIQNGRPATWDAPFGGVKNSGHGRERGPFGIEEYLVPKSLQPLA